From Saccharomycodes ludwigii strain NBRC 1722 chromosome IV, whole genome shotgun sequence, one genomic window encodes:
- the CKB2 gene encoding casein kinase 2 regulatory subunit CKB2 (similar to Saccharomyces cerevisiae YOR039W | CKB2 | Casein Kinase Beta' subunit) produces MASQTKNQDNSLVKESNNTKVIAKNKASSISSKKNVTQEDIRMNDEEDDDDDDDDDDDNDDDDESDYVEQWIDTFLGKKSHEYFCDIDTDYITDRFNLINLHKFVSCRFSTVIQYIIDELGESTLERMSTKELELLEADANKLYGLIHARYVITIKGLEKMYTKYKDADFGRCPRVFCNYQPLLPIGLHDQPDMDYVKLYCPSCEDLYTPKSSRHSTIDGAFFGTSFPGMFLQQYPQLVPKHPIDNYVPKIFGFELHKHAQLARWQELQRLKHISHLENDLNINVTDDRCYGGYKLQKYKPVKYYENGNSNNNDGNKRR; encoded by the coding sequence atGGCAAGTCAGACAAAAAACCAAGATAATTCATTAGTTAAGGAATCTAACAATACTAAAGTTATCGCCAAGAACAAAGCCTCTTCCATAtcatccaaaaaaaatgttactCAAGAAGATATTCGTATGAATGacgaagaagatgatgatgatgatgatgatgacgatgatgataatgatgacgatgatgaaAGTGATTATGTTGAACAATGGATTGATACATTTTTAGGTAAGAAAAGCcatgaatatttttgtgATATCGATACAGATTATATAACAGATCGTTTCAATTTAATCAATCTACATAAATTCGTATCTTGTAGGTTCTCTACGGTAATACaatatattattgatgAGTTAGGTGAGTCTACTTTAGAGCGCATGAGCACCAAAGAATTGGAACTATTAGAAGCAGATGCAAACAAGCTGTATGGTTTGATACATGCCCGTTACGTGATTACTATAAAAGGTTTAGAGAAAATGTATACTAAATACAAGGATGCAGATTTCGGCAGATGTCCACGTGTGTTTTGTAACTATCAACCTTTGCTACCTATAGGATTACATGACCAGCCGGATATGGATTATGTTAAGTTATATTGTCCCAGCTGCGAGGATTTGTACACCCCCAAATCCTCAAGACACAGTACTATAGACGGTGCCTTTTTTGGTACTAGTTTTCCTGGGATGTTTTTACAACAATATCCACAATTGGTTCCTAAACATCCAATTGACAATTATGTGCCCAAGATTTTTGGATTTGAATTGCATAAACACGCTCAGTTGGCGCGTTGGCAGGAACTTCAAAGGTTAAAGCATATAAGCCACTTGGAAAATGATTTGAATATAAATGTTACTGATGATCGTTGTTACGGTGGTTACAAGCTGCAGAAATACAAGCCGGTCAAATATTATGAAAATGGGaacagcaataataatgatggcAATAAGAGGAGATAA